A window of the Scandinavium goeteborgense genome harbors these coding sequences:
- a CDS encoding glycerone kinase: MSRFFFNDRKQLVNDAIEGIVLSAPHGNLVRLDIDPAIRVIARGDWDKSRVAVISGGGSGHEPAHAGFVGKGMLTAAVCGDLFASPSVDAVLNAIVAVTGESGCLLIVKNYTGDRLNFGLAAEKAKRHGLKVEMVIVADDIALPDNKQPRGIAGTALVHKIAGYAAEQGKTLSEVRHIAQQACDSVFSLGVAMESCNLPGSDDEEGRIKPGHVELGLGIHGEPGASVVDSHNSKKLIETLVQPLQAKVGDGKVAVLINNLGGVSALEMALLTKELAHSALKNQIRWLIGPATLVSSLDMKGFSLSLLTLTPEFEQALKADVETLGWQKPVAFAPLKTVAHDKIHDSVEATPSDNPQVNAILLAATQTLIDLESRLNALDAKVGDGDTGSTFAEGARDIAEQLNAGKLPLNDSAQLLQVIGERLATVMGGSSGVLMSIFFTAAGQAVHDGKKLPDALIIGLQQMKQYGGADLGDRTLIDALQPALESLRDQNMQAAVSAAQTGAESTAKMQKAGAGRSSYVNKENLEGVTDPGAVAVAEVFAALVK; this comes from the coding sequence ATGTCCAGATTCTTCTTTAATGACCGCAAACAGCTGGTCAACGACGCCATCGAAGGCATCGTGTTATCCGCCCCGCACGGCAACCTGGTGCGCCTGGATATCGACCCCGCCATTCGGGTGATTGCCCGTGGCGACTGGGATAAAAGCCGCGTGGCGGTCATTTCCGGTGGTGGCTCCGGCCACGAACCGGCCCATGCCGGGTTTGTCGGCAAAGGGATGCTCACCGCCGCGGTATGCGGCGACCTGTTCGCCTCGCCGAGCGTGGATGCGGTTCTTAACGCCATCGTGGCGGTAACCGGCGAAAGCGGCTGTCTGTTGATCGTCAAAAACTACACCGGCGATCGCCTGAACTTCGGCCTGGCAGCGGAGAAAGCCAAACGCCACGGCTTGAAAGTCGAGATGGTCATCGTCGCCGACGACATCGCACTGCCGGACAACAAACAGCCACGCGGCATCGCGGGCACGGCGCTGGTGCATAAAATCGCAGGCTACGCCGCCGAGCAGGGCAAAACCCTCAGCGAAGTACGCCACATCGCGCAACAGGCCTGTGACAGCGTGTTCAGCCTCGGCGTGGCAATGGAGAGCTGTAATCTGCCGGGCAGCGATGACGAAGAGGGGCGCATCAAACCTGGCCACGTTGAGCTTGGGTTGGGGATTCACGGTGAGCCGGGCGCGTCCGTGGTCGACAGCCATAACAGCAAAAAGCTCATCGAGACGCTGGTGCAACCGCTGCAGGCGAAAGTCGGCGACGGCAAAGTGGCGGTGCTGATCAACAACCTGGGCGGCGTGTCGGCGCTGGAGATGGCGCTGCTGACCAAAGAGCTGGCCCATTCCGCGTTGAAGAACCAGATTCGCTGGCTGATTGGCCCTGCGACGCTGGTCAGTTCGCTCGACATGAAGGGCTTTTCGCTCTCGCTGCTGACGCTGACGCCAGAGTTTGAACAGGCGCTAAAGGCTGACGTCGAGACCCTCGGCTGGCAAAAACCGGTGGCGTTCGCGCCGCTCAAAACCGTCGCGCACGACAAAATTCATGACAGCGTAGAAGCCACGCCGTCTGACAATCCGCAGGTGAACGCGATTCTGCTGGCCGCCACGCAGACGCTAATCGATCTGGAAAGCCGTCTCAACGCGCTGGATGCCAAAGTGGGCGACGGCGATACCGGCTCGACGTTTGCCGAAGGCGCGCGGGATATCGCCGAACAGCTGAACGCGGGCAAACTGCCGCTGAACGACAGCGCGCAGCTATTGCAGGTCATTGGCGAACGGCTGGCGACGGTGATGGGCGGCTCCAGCGGCGTATTGATGTCTATCTTCTTCACCGCCGCCGGGCAGGCCGTGCATGACGGCAAAAAACTCCCGGACGCGCTGATAATCGGCCTGCAACAGATGAAACAGTATGGCGGGGCCGATCTCGGTGACAGGACGCTGATCGACGCGCTGCAACCGGCGCTCGAGAGCTTGCGCGATCAGAACATGCAAGCCGCTGTCAGCGCGGCCCAAACGGGCGCAGAAAGCACCGCCAAAATGCAAAAGGCGGGAGCAGGGCGCTCATCGTATGTGAATAAAGAGAATCTGGAAGGCGTCACCGACCCGGGAGCGGTGGCCGTCGCGGAAGTGTTTGCGGCGTTGGTTAAATAA
- a CDS encoding DNA phosphorothioation-associated putative methyltransferase translates to MNEELYLKLVSQIKTGKQLPDAIYIHFDAFSALPDVLTQFIAAVAKAVRLESSDWNLVKLFKKEFRLSLLNYPAFYTDSYPALKQSLNVDLSKLSHKLTKYEDSDNPPILHRKETMVLKENDYYEHFKSITKEGENAGLYTNSRLIGFKRSWEGIINAYGYELSDGRLFRRENLIENKQLDIDRHKTALVRYELSAPMKTLVKNGYLDGGYSIFDYGCGRGDDLRELEAHGLDALGWDPNYRPDSDKINSDIINLGFVLNVIENQDERLEALLDAWELANKFLIVSVMLANDKYIAKFKSYKDGVITSRNTFQKYYQQSEIKAYIERNLQEDVISVAPGIFYVFKDKIEEQLYLQNKYKRIYKWQQLTSAEPLSNKKHTDLIVLKNKDVFDSFWKKCLILGRIPLKDEFQQSEKIKELIGSHKKTFSVIREIYNTTEFEQAETRRKEDLLLYFSMELFGKRKTYSRQPEALKRDIKGFFNDYHIAIKFAENLLFSIADTLLIREQCEKAHSILPASLLNKGHSLILHRDYLNELPLLLRVYVGAGLQIYGDLDEHIDLIKIHITSGKLTLTAYDDFRKSVPFLTERVKIKMADQDIDFFDYTEESKRPPLLNKHLLIDSKHKDYERQMSFNRKLSKLLNINDKEEVIFNRHEYDDLLNISEKKVKGFTIVRR, encoded by the coding sequence ATGAATGAGGAATTATATCTAAAACTCGTGTCTCAAATTAAAACTGGAAAACAATTGCCAGATGCTATTTATATTCATTTTGATGCATTTAGCGCATTGCCTGATGTATTAACGCAGTTTATAGCTGCAGTGGCAAAAGCTGTTAGATTAGAATCTAGTGATTGGAATTTGGTTAAACTATTTAAAAAAGAATTTCGTTTATCCCTGTTGAACTATCCTGCTTTTTACACAGATTCATACCCCGCACTTAAACAAAGTTTGAATGTTGATTTGTCTAAGCTAAGCCATAAATTAACTAAGTACGAAGACTCTGATAATCCTCCAATATTGCACCGTAAAGAAACAATGGTCTTGAAAGAAAATGATTACTACGAACATTTCAAGTCAATTACAAAAGAGGGCGAAAATGCTGGATTGTATACAAATAGTCGATTGATTGGTTTTAAACGCTCATGGGAGGGGATAATTAATGCTTATGGATATGAATTATCAGATGGTCGTTTGTTTCGCCGCGAGAATTTAATTGAAAACAAGCAGCTAGATATTGATAGACATAAGACTGCACTCGTCAGATATGAGCTTTCTGCCCCGATGAAAACACTTGTGAAAAATGGCTATCTTGATGGAGGATATTCAATATTTGACTATGGATGTGGCCGAGGTGATGATCTAAGAGAATTAGAAGCTCATGGGTTAGATGCATTAGGATGGGATCCTAATTATCGCCCAGACAGTGATAAAATAAACTCAGATATTATAAACTTAGGGTTTGTCTTGAATGTGATAGAAAACCAAGATGAGAGATTAGAGGCTTTATTAGATGCATGGGAATTGGCAAATAAATTCCTTATTGTTTCGGTTATGTTAGCAAATGATAAATACATTGCTAAATTTAAATCATATAAAGATGGTGTTATAACTTCTCGTAATACGTTCCAAAAATATTATCAGCAATCTGAAATTAAGGCATACATTGAAAGGAATTTACAGGAAGATGTCATATCAGTGGCTCCTGGCATTTTTTATGTGTTTAAAGACAAAATTGAAGAGCAACTATATCTGCAAAATAAATATAAAAGAATTTATAAATGGCAGCAACTTACATCCGCAGAGCCTTTAAGTAATAAAAAACATACCGACCTGATCGTTTTAAAGAACAAAGATGTTTTCGACTCATTTTGGAAAAAATGCTTAATACTAGGGCGCATCCCACTTAAAGATGAATTTCAGCAGTCAGAAAAAATAAAAGAACTGATTGGCTCGCATAAAAAAACTTTCTCTGTGATCCGTGAGATTTATAACACAACCGAATTTGAGCAAGCCGAAACTCGAAGGAAAGAAGATCTCTTGTTATATTTTTCGATGGAACTGTTTGGTAAAAGGAAAACCTACAGTCGACAACCAGAAGCACTTAAGAGAGACATAAAAGGCTTTTTTAATGATTATCATATAGCAATAAAATTTGCTGAGAATTTATTATTCTCGATTGCTGATACTCTGTTGATAAGAGAGCAGTGTGAAAAGGCACACTCAATACTACCCGCAAGTTTATTAAATAAAGGTCATTCATTGATTTTACATCGAGACTACTTAAATGAATTACCTCTACTACTTAGAGTATATGTTGGGGCTGGCTTGCAAATATATGGTGATTTAGATGAACATATTGATCTTATTAAAATACATATAACTTCCGGTAAATTAACATTAACAGCATATGATGATTTTCGAAAATCAGTACCCTTCTTAACTGAGAGGGTTAAAATTAAAATGGCCGATCAGGATATAGATTTCTTCGATTATACAGAGGAAAGTAAAAGGCCTCCGCTATTGAATAAGCATCTCTTGATAGATAGCAAACATAAGGATTATGAGAGACAAATGAGCTTCAATAGAAAACTGTCAAAGCTCTTAAATATAAATGATAAAGAGGAAGTTATTTTTAATAGGCATGAGTATGATGACTTACTAAACATTTCGGAAAAAAAGGTAAAAGGGTTCACGATAGTTCGTCGTTGA
- the pepA gene encoding leucyl aminopeptidase, with amino-acid sequence MEFSVKSGSPEKQRSACIVVGVFEPRRLSPIAEQLDKISDGYISALLRRGELEGKPGQTLLLHHVPNVLSERILLIGCGKERELDERQYKQVIQKTINTLNDTGSMEAVCFLTELHVKGRNNYWKVRQAVETAKETLYSFDQLKTNKSEPRRPLRKMVFNVPTRRELTSGERAIQHGLAIASGIKAAKDLGNMPPNICNAAYLASQARQLADSYSKNVITRVIGEQQMRELGMHSYLAVGNGSQNESLMSVIEYKGNPSEDARPIVLVGKGLTFDSGGISIKPAEGMDEMKYDMCGAAAVYGVMRMVAELQLPLNVVGVLAGCENMPGGRAYRPGDVLTTMSGQTVEVLNTDAEGRLVLCDVLTYVERFEPEAVIDVATLTGACVIALGHHITGLMSNHNPLAHELIGASEQAGDRAWRLPLGDEYQEQLETNFADMANIGGRPGGAITAGCFLSRFARKYNWAHLDIAGTAWRSGKAKGATGRPVALLSQFLLNRAGFSGEE; translated from the coding sequence ATGGAGTTCAGTGTAAAAAGCGGTAGCCCGGAGAAACAGCGGAGCGCCTGCATCGTTGTTGGCGTCTTTGAACCACGCCGTCTCTCCCCGATAGCCGAGCAACTTGATAAAATCAGCGACGGCTATATCAGCGCCCTGCTGCGTCGTGGCGAGCTGGAAGGCAAACCAGGCCAGACTCTGCTGCTGCACCACGTGCCGAACGTGCTCTCTGAGCGCATTCTGCTGATTGGTTGCGGCAAAGAACGCGAGCTTGATGAGCGTCAGTATAAGCAAGTTATTCAGAAAACGATCAATACCCTGAATGACACCGGCTCGATGGAAGCGGTTTGCTTCCTGACCGAGCTGCACGTTAAAGGCCGCAATAACTACTGGAAAGTGCGCCAGGCGGTTGAAACGGCTAAAGAAACGCTTTACAGCTTCGACCAGTTGAAAACCAACAAAAGCGAGCCACGTCGCCCGCTGCGTAAAATGGTCTTCAACGTGCCAACCCGTCGCGAACTGACCAGCGGCGAGCGCGCAATTCAGCACGGTCTGGCGATTGCCTCCGGTATCAAAGCCGCGAAAGATCTCGGCAATATGCCGCCGAACATCTGCAACGCCGCGTACCTGGCGTCCCAGGCGCGTCAGCTGGCAGATTCCTACAGCAAGAACGTCATCACCCGCGTTATCGGCGAACAGCAGATGCGCGAACTGGGGATGCACTCTTATCTGGCGGTCGGCAACGGCTCACAGAACGAGTCCCTGATGTCGGTCATTGAATACAAAGGCAATCCGTCCGAAGATGCGCGTCCTATCGTGCTGGTTGGCAAAGGCCTGACCTTTGACTCCGGCGGTATCTCCATCAAGCCAGCCGAAGGCATGGACGAGATGAAGTACGACATGTGCGGTGCGGCGGCGGTGTACGGCGTGATGCGGATGGTGGCAGAGCTTCAACTGCCGCTGAACGTGGTCGGCGTGCTCGCGGGCTGTGAAAACATGCCGGGCGGACGCGCGTATCGTCCAGGCGACGTGCTGACCACCATGTCCGGGCAAACGGTTGAAGTGTTGAACACCGATGCCGAAGGCCGTCTGGTGCTGTGCGATGTGCTGACTTACGTTGAGCGTTTCGAACCGGAAGCGGTGATCGACGTGGCGACGCTGACCGGCGCGTGCGTGATTGCGCTGGGCCATCACATCACCGGCCTGATGTCGAACCACAACCCGCTGGCGCATGAGCTTATCGGCGCGTCCGAACAGGCTGGCGACCGCGCGTGGCGTCTGCCGCTGGGCGACGAGTATCAGGAACAGCTGGAAACTAACTTTGCGGATATGGCCAACATCGGCGGTCGTCCTGGCGGCGCCATTACCGCAGGCTGCTTCCTGTCGCGCTTTGCCCGCAAGTACAACTGGGCGCACCTCGACATCGCCGGCACCGCATGGCGTTCCGGGAAAGCCAAAGGCGCTACCGGTCGTCCGGTTGCCCTGCTGTCTCAGTTCCTGTTGAACCGCGCAGGATTTAGCGGCGAAGAGTAA
- a CDS encoding helicase HerA-like C-terminal domain-containing protein: MSSPLLIARTTEQQLTLLPGMANRHGLITGATGTGKTVTLQKMAESFSEIGVPVFMADVKGDLTGVAQDGQASEKLLERLKKIGVTDWQPHGNPVVVWDIFGEKGHPVRATVSDLGPLLLARLLNLNEVQSGVLNIIFRIADDQGLLLLDFKDLRAITQYIGDNAKSFQNQYGNISGGSVGAIQRGLLTLEQQGAEHFFGEPMLDIKDWMRTDSNGKGVINILSAEKLYQMPKLYAASLLWMLSELYEQLPEAGDLEKPKLVFFFDEAHLLFSDAPQVLLDKIEQVIRLIRSKAVGVYFVSQNPSDIPDNVLGQLGNRVQHALRAFTPKDQKAVKTAAQTMRANPAFDTEKAIQELGTGEALVSFLDEKGSPSVVERAMVIAPCSRMGPVTDDERNELINNSPLYGKYEDAVDRESAFEKLQQGVQAATEQQNAPPAKGASADVDDGILGGLKDILFGTTGPRGGKRDGVVQTMAKSATRQITNQIVRGMLGSLLGGRKR, from the coding sequence ATGAGCTCACCCCTGCTGATTGCCCGAACGACGGAACAACAACTGACTTTACTGCCCGGAATGGCCAACCGCCATGGGTTGATTACCGGTGCGACGGGGACGGGGAAAACCGTCACTCTGCAAAAAATGGCCGAGTCGTTTTCAGAGATTGGCGTGCCAGTATTTATGGCCGATGTTAAAGGTGACCTAACCGGTGTCGCTCAGGATGGTCAGGCCTCTGAGAAGCTACTGGAAAGGTTAAAAAAAATCGGGGTGACCGATTGGCAACCGCACGGTAATCCGGTGGTGGTGTGGGATATCTTCGGCGAGAAAGGGCATCCCGTTCGCGCCACGGTGTCAGACCTTGGGCCGTTGCTGCTCGCGCGCCTGCTCAATCTGAATGAAGTGCAGTCGGGCGTGCTGAATATTATCTTCCGTATCGCCGACGATCAGGGCCTGCTGCTGCTCGATTTTAAAGACCTGCGCGCCATCACACAGTACATCGGCGATAACGCCAAATCGTTCCAGAATCAGTACGGGAATATCAGCGGTGGTTCGGTGGGGGCTATCCAGCGTGGGTTGTTGACCCTCGAGCAGCAGGGTGCGGAGCACTTCTTCGGCGAGCCGATGCTCGACATCAAAGACTGGATGCGGACCGACAGCAACGGTAAAGGCGTGATCAACATTCTCAGCGCCGAAAAGCTCTACCAGATGCCGAAACTGTACGCAGCCAGCCTGCTGTGGATGCTGTCAGAACTGTACGAACAGCTGCCGGAAGCGGGCGATTTAGAGAAACCGAAACTGGTGTTCTTCTTCGACGAAGCGCACCTGCTGTTCAGCGATGCGCCGCAGGTGCTGTTGGATAAAATCGAGCAGGTGATCCGCCTGATTCGCTCCAAAGCGGTCGGGGTGTATTTTGTCTCGCAAAACCCGTCGGACATTCCCGATAACGTGCTTGGTCAGCTTGGGAATCGTGTGCAACACGCCCTGCGCGCCTTTACGCCAAAAGATCAGAAGGCGGTGAAAACCGCAGCGCAAACCATGCGTGCTAACCCGGCATTCGATACCGAAAAAGCGATTCAGGAGCTCGGCACCGGCGAGGCGCTGGTGTCATTCCTTGACGAGAAAGGCAGCCCATCAGTGGTTGAACGTGCGATGGTGATTGCGCCTTGCTCGCGGATGGGGCCAGTGACCGATGATGAGCGCAATGAACTCATCAACAACTCGCCGCTGTACGGGAAATATGAAGATGCGGTCGATCGCGAATCGGCGTTCGAGAAACTTCAACAAGGCGTTCAGGCGGCGACTGAACAACAGAATGCGCCTCCGGCGAAAGGAGCCTCGGCTGACGTTGACGACGGTATTCTTGGCGGGCTAAAGGATATTCTGTTTGGCACCACCGGGCCACGCGGCGGTAAACGCGACGGTGTGGTGCAGACGATGGCGAAGAGTGCCACCCGGCAGATAACGAATCAGATAGTGCGCGGGATGTTGGGGAGTCTATTGGGGGGCAGGAAGCGATAG
- the holC gene encoding DNA polymerase III subunit chi, with amino-acid sequence MKNATFYILDNDTQQDGLSAVEQLVCDVAADRWRAGKRILIACEDEKQAIRLDEALWSRPPESFVPHNLSGEGPRGGAPVEIAWPQKRNSSPRDILISLRVGFADFATAFTEVIDFVPHEDSLKQLARDRYKAYRMAGFNLNTATWK; translated from the coding sequence ATGAAGAATGCGACGTTCTATATTCTGGACAATGACACTCAACAGGATGGCCTAAGCGCCGTCGAACAACTGGTGTGTGACGTTGCCGCAGATCGTTGGCGGGCGGGCAAACGCATTCTGATCGCCTGTGAAGACGAAAAGCAGGCCATTCGCCTCGATGAGGCGTTGTGGTCGCGACCCCCGGAAAGCTTTGTGCCACACAATTTGTCCGGTGAAGGTCCGCGTGGCGGCGCGCCGGTGGAAATCGCCTGGCCGCAAAAACGTAACAGCAGCCCGCGGGATATACTGATTAGCCTGCGCGTGGGCTTTGCAGATTTTGCCACCGCTTTCACAGAAGTGATAGACTTCGTACCTCACGAAGACTCTTTAAAACAACTGGCGCGCGATCGCTACAAAGCGTACCGCATGGCTGGTTTTAACCTGAATACGGCAACCTGGAAATAA
- the lptG gene encoding LPS export ABC transporter permease LptG → MQLFGVLDRYIGRTIFTTIMMTLFMLVSLSGIIKFVDQLKKAGQGTYDAVGAGMYTLLSVPKDVQIFFPMAALLGALLGLGMLAQRSELVVMQASGYTRMQVAMSVMKTAIPLVLLTMAIGEWVAPQGEQMARNLRAQAMYGGSLLSTQQGMWAKDGNNYIYIERIKGDDELGAISIYSFNDQRRLQSVRYAASAKFDKDAKAWRLSQVDESNLSNPKQVTGSQTVSGTWKTNLTPDKLGVVALDPDALSISGLHNYVKYLKSSGQDAGRYQLNMWSKIFQPMSVAVMMLMALSFIFGPLRSVAMGVRVVTGISFGFVFYVLDQIFGPLTLVYGIPPFLGALLPSASFFLISLWLMTRKA, encoded by the coding sequence ATGCAGTTATTTGGCGTACTCGACCGCTATATCGGTAGAACTATTTTCACCACCATCATGATGACGTTGTTCATGCTGGTGTCGCTCTCGGGCATCATCAAGTTCGTTGACCAGCTGAAAAAAGCCGGGCAGGGCACCTATGACGCGGTCGGCGCGGGCATGTATACCTTGCTCAGCGTGCCGAAAGATGTGCAGATCTTCTTCCCGATGGCCGCGCTTCTGGGCGCGTTGTTAGGCCTGGGGATGCTGGCGCAGCGCAGTGAACTGGTGGTCATGCAGGCATCGGGTTACACCCGTATGCAGGTGGCGATGTCGGTAATGAAAACCGCGATCCCGCTGGTGCTGCTGACTATGGCAATCGGCGAATGGGTGGCTCCGCAGGGCGAGCAAATGGCGCGTAACCTGCGTGCGCAGGCGATGTACGGCGGTTCGCTGCTGTCCACGCAGCAAGGCATGTGGGCGAAAGACGGCAACAACTACATCTACATCGAACGTATCAAAGGCGATGACGAGCTGGGTGCCATCAGCATTTACAGCTTCAACGATCAGCGTCGTTTGCAGTCGGTGCGCTACGCGGCGTCGGCGAAGTTTGATAAAGATGCCAAGGCCTGGCGCCTGTCGCAGGTGGATGAATCCAACCTGAGCAATCCGAAGCAGGTGACCGGTTCGCAGACCGTTAGCGGGACCTGGAAAACCAACCTCACGCCGGACAAACTCGGCGTCGTGGCGCTGGACCCGGATGCGCTGTCGATAAGCGGCCTGCACAATTACGTGAAATATCTGAAGTCGAGCGGCCAGGATGCCGGGCGCTACCAGCTGAATATGTGGAGTAAAATCTTCCAGCCGATGTCGGTGGCGGTCATGATGCTGATGGCGCTATCGTTCATCTTCGGCCCGCTGCGAAGCGTGGCGATGGGTGTGCGTGTGGTCACGGGGATAAGCTTCGGTTTTGTGTTCTACGTTCTCGACCAGATCTTCGGCCCGTTAACGCTGGTGTACGGCATACCGCCGTTTCTCGGCGCGCTGTTGCCAAGTGCCAGCTTCTTCCTGATTAGCCTGTGGTTGATGACGCGTAAAGCGTAA
- the ahr gene encoding NADPH-dependent aldehyde reductase Ahr yields MSIIKSYAAKQAGADLEVWEYDAGELKPEDVEVQVDYCGICHSDLSMIDNEWGMSSYPLVAGHEIIGRVAALGEAAQNKGLKVGQRVGVGWTARSCGHCDACISGNQINCLEGSLPTIMNRGGFADKLRADWQWVIPLPESIDIETAGPLLCGGITVFKPLLLNNVTATSRVGVIGIGGLGHIAIKLLHAMGAEVTAFSSNPAKEKEVLEMGADRVVNSRDPEALKTLAGQFDLIINTVSVDLDWQPYFEALAYGGNFHTVGAVMKPLQVPAFTLIGGDRSISGSATGNPAELRKLMKFAGRTKVAPTTEMFPMSQINDALKHVREGKARYRVVLKADF; encoded by the coding sequence ATGTCCATTATAAAAAGCTACGCCGCGAAGCAGGCGGGTGCCGATCTGGAAGTGTGGGAATACGATGCCGGTGAGCTGAAGCCGGAAGATGTGGAAGTCCAGGTGGATTACTGCGGCATTTGCCATTCCGACCTGTCGATGATCGACAATGAATGGGGCATGTCGAGCTATCCGCTGGTTGCGGGCCACGAAATCATTGGTCGCGTCGCTGCATTGGGCGAAGCGGCGCAGAACAAAGGCCTGAAAGTGGGCCAGCGCGTGGGCGTGGGCTGGACGGCGCGCAGCTGCGGGCATTGCGATGCCTGCATCAGCGGCAATCAGATCAACTGCCTCGAAGGCTCTTTACCGACCATCATGAACCGCGGTGGTTTCGCCGATAAACTTCGCGCCGACTGGCAATGGGTTATCCCGCTGCCGGAAAGCATCGATATTGAAACCGCAGGCCCACTGCTGTGCGGCGGTATTACGGTCTTTAAACCGCTGCTGCTCAATAACGTGACCGCCACCAGCCGCGTTGGGGTGATTGGTATCGGCGGCCTGGGGCATATTGCCATTAAGCTGCTGCACGCGATGGGCGCGGAAGTGACGGCGTTTAGCTCCAATCCGGCGAAAGAGAAAGAAGTGCTGGAAATGGGTGCTGACCGCGTGGTGAACAGCCGCGACCCGGAAGCGCTGAAAACGTTAGCCGGGCAGTTTGACCTGATCATTAACACCGTGAGCGTGGATCTCGACTGGCAGCCGTACTTCGAAGCGCTGGCCTACGGCGGGAACTTCCATACCGTCGGCGCGGTGATGAAACCGTTGCAGGTCCCGGCCTTTACGCTGATTGGCGGCGACCGCAGCATTTCGGGTTCCGCTACCGGTAACCCGGCGGAACTGCGCAAGCTGATGAAGTTTGCAGGTCGCACCAAAGTGGCGCCGACCACCGAGATGTTCCCGATGTCGCAAATCAACGACGCGTTGAAGCATGTGCGTGAGGGCAAAGCCCGTTATCGCGTGGTGTTGAAAGCGGATTTTTAA
- the lptF gene encoding LPS export ABC transporter permease LptF, protein MIIIRYLVRETLKSQLAILFILLLIFFCQKLVRILGAAVDGDIPTNLVLSLLGLGVPEMAQLILPLSLFLGLLMTLGKLYTDSEITVMHACGLSKAVLVKAAMILALFTAIVAAVNVMWAGPWSSRHQDEVLAEAKANPGMAALAQGQFQQASDGNSVLFIENVKGSQFHDVFMAQIRTKGNARPSVVVADSGHLSQQNDGSQVVNLNKGTRFEGTAMLRDFRITDFQDYQAIIGHQTVALDPNDTEQMGMSALWHADTPRANAELHWRLTLIATVFIMALMVVPLSVVNPRQGRVLSMLPAMLLYLVFFLVQTSLKSNGGKGKIDPTVWMWVINLLYFGLAVLLNVWDTVPMRRIRARLSGKGAV, encoded by the coding sequence GTGATAATCATAAGATATCTCGTGCGGGAGACGCTGAAAAGCCAGCTGGCGATCCTCTTCATCCTGCTTCTGATCTTTTTCTGCCAGAAATTGGTCAGGATCCTCGGCGCAGCGGTAGATGGCGACATCCCGACAAACCTCGTGCTTTCCCTGTTGGGTCTCGGGGTGCCAGAAATGGCGCAACTTATTCTGCCCCTCAGTCTGTTCCTCGGCCTGTTGATGACGCTGGGCAAACTCTACACCGACAGTGAAATTACGGTGATGCACGCGTGCGGCCTGAGTAAAGCCGTGCTGGTGAAAGCCGCGATGATCCTCGCCCTGTTTACTGCCATCGTGGCCGCGGTTAACGTGATGTGGGCCGGACCGTGGTCTTCGCGTCATCAGGACGAAGTGCTGGCGGAAGCCAAAGCCAACCCCGGCATGGCGGCATTGGCCCAGGGCCAGTTCCAGCAGGCGAGCGACGGCAATTCAGTGCTGTTTATCGAAAACGTCAAAGGCAGCCAGTTCCACGATGTGTTTATGGCGCAAATTCGTACCAAGGGTAACGCGCGTCCGTCGGTGGTTGTGGCCGATTCCGGACACCTCTCGCAGCAGAATGACGGCTCTCAGGTGGTGAACCTGAACAAAGGCACCCGCTTTGAAGGCACCGCGATGCTGCGCGATTTCCGTATTACTGATTTCCAGGATTACCAGGCCATCATCGGTCATCAGACGGTTGCGCTTGATCCTAACGACACCGAACAGATGGGCATGAGTGCGCTGTGGCACGCAGATACGCCACGGGCGAATGCAGAGCTGCACTGGCGTTTAACGCTGATAGCGACGGTGTTTATCATGGCGTTGATGGTGGTTCCGCTTAGCGTGGTGAACCCGCGTCAGGGGCGCGTCCTGTCGATGCTGCCCGCGATGCTGCTGTATCTGGTGTTCTTCCTGGTGCAAACCTCACTTAAATCCAACGGTGGCAAAGGCAAAATTGACCCGACTGTCTGGATGTGGGTGATTAACCTGCTGTACTTCGGCCTGGCTGTACTCCTGAACGTCTGGGATACGGTGCCGATGCGTCGTATTCGTGCACGGCTTAGCGGGAAAGGAGCGGTATAA